CACGGTGTTCGCGCCGTTCGAGCGGCTCGGCGACCTCGGCGACACCGGCCCGGCCGGAGTGGGGCTGGGCTTGAGCGTGGCGCAGGGATTCATGACGGCCATGGAAGGCACGATCCGCGCCGAGGACACCCCCGGCGGCGGCCTGACGATCGTGCTGTCGCTGCCTGCGGCGGACGGACAGGGGAGACGATGACGAAAGTCCTGGTGATCGACGACGAACCGCAGCTGCTGCGCGCGCTGCGGATCAACCTGAGCGCCCGCGGCTACGAGGTGCTCACCGCGGTGGACGGTGCGGCGGCGCTGCGGGCAGCGGGCGAGGGCAAACCCGATGTGGTGGTGCTCGACCTCGGCCTGCCGGACATGGACGGCAGCGAGGTCATCGCGGGCCTGCGCGGCTGGACGACGGTGCCGATCATCGTGCTCTCCGCCCGCACCGACTCCACCGACAAGGTGCTGGCGCTGGACGCCGGAGCCGACGACTACGTGACCAAGCCCTTCGGCATGGACGAATTGCTGGCCCGCCTGCGCGCGGCGGTGCGCCGCGCCAGCACCACCGGAGCGGTCGACCAGCCGGTGGTGGAGACTGCGACGTTCACCGTCGACCTGTCGGCGAAGAAGGTCCTGCGCGACGGCGCGGAGATCCACCTGACGCCGACCGAGTGGGGCATGCTCGAAGTCCTGACCCGCAACCAGGGCCGCCTGGTGGGCCAGAAGCAGCTCCTCAAGGAGGTCTGGGGCCCCCAGTACGCGAACGAGACCCACTACCTCCGCGTCTACCTGGCCCAACTCCGCCGCAAGCTGGAACTCGACCCCAGCCACCCCAAGCACCTGATCACAGAACCGGGAATGGGCTACCGCTTCGAGCTCTGACCCGAGGTGAAGGGCGCTTCACGCCGAAGTGCTCGGCGAAAAGCGCCCTTCACCCCACTGTGAGCCCCGCCCGCGTGGCCACCGCCTGCGTCGGGGTCAGTTGTTCCCGAAGGCGGTGGTCCACGCCTGCGTTTGCGGGTTCTGCCATTCCTGGTGCCAGAGGAACTGCTCCTCCCACGACGTGGCGAGCGACCAGATGTCGCGTTCGTGGTTCAGGACGTGGCCCTCGCGGGAGGGTTCTTTCCCGAAGTACGGGTAGATCCGCAGGTGGTCCGGGCTGCACGAGTGCTCCGGAGTGCCGTACCAGGCGTCGCGGCGGGCTCCCGCTACGAGCAGCATCCACCGGTGCCCGTACAGCTGCCGCCGCACGCCCATCAGGCCGCGGAACAGGTCAGGGCCAGCGGCGCCGACCTCGGGGCAGGACGATCCCTCGGAGCTGATCCAGACGTGGACTTCTTGGCCGACGTGGCTCCACTTGACCACGCAGGACTGGGCTTGTCGCTCGGGGCCGAACCCCAGTACGGTGCGCGTGTTCTCCACTGCTGATCAACCCCTGCTCTTCAGCTGGTCCAGGTAACGGGCTGTGTTGAGCCACTCGTTCTCCAGTTGTCGCCTTCTGCCGGGATCCAGGTTCGGGTCCTGCAGCAGCCGGTCGTAGTTCGCCAGTTCCTTGTTCACCCGAGCGATCTCCTCCAGCCGGGCCGCCTGGTTGTCGAGGTTCACGGGTGGGCTGTCCGGAACCGGGTCCGACGGTGGTTGTGGTGGGCCGTTGCCGTCGTCGAGCCAGCTTTCCGGGATGTCTTCGTTGGCCCAGTCCGGCAGTTCTCGACCGGGAGGCTCCGGGGCCGGGGCCGGCGGTGGTTCCGGGTCGGGTAGTGAGTCTGAGCCCTGGGGGCCGAATTGGTGGCCGTCCCACGGGTTCGGGGCCGGTGGTTCCGGGCTGCGCGGTGGGGGAACGGAGTCGAGGTCGGCCCAGGGTGGCGTGTTGTCCGGGGCGTGGCGGCCCACGTCGCTGACCCGGTCCGTCGTGCGGGCTGCGTCGGCCACGCCGGAGAGCGCATCGGCGCCCTTTGCGACCTTGGTCGCGACGCCGGCGCCGCCGAAGATGCTGGCCACCGCGTCCGGGGCCATCGAGCCGAGGGCCTTGGCCGGGTTCTGCTTCCAGCCGTCCACGTCCACCACCGTCTTGACGGCTTGGTAGGGGTTCTCGACGACCGACTGCAGGGTGGTGGTCGCGGCTTCGTTGAACTTCGCGTATCCCTCCGGGTCGATGAAGTTCATGCCGGGCATGCTGTAGTAGTACGCCTTGCCCAGGCCTACGCCGAGTCCGACGATGCCGGTGACCATGCCGACGGTGCCCTCGACCGCACCCGCACCGAATTCGTAGGCCGTATCGCCGAGGACTTGGAGGCTGTCGACGAGATCCGCCAGCAGACCGGGCTTTTCCGGCGCTCCGGCGAGCGACTTGAGGACGATGCCCGTCGCGCGCTCACCGGCCGCCTGCACCGCGGCCTTGGCCGCCTCGATCTCCTGCTGCGCACGGGCGCGCGCCTCCGCTCCCGGGTCCACGAACGCAGCGGGTGGTGCGCCGGAGCCACTGGCGTTGTAGGCCTCGACGGCCGCGTTGTGCTTGCGGGCGGCCGCTTCGGATATCTGGACGGACAGGTCGAGTTCCGCCTTCGCCTGCTGTGCGCGCGGTTTCTCGGTGGCCAGCACCTGGTGGTAGTCCAGGACTGCCTGGCCCGAGCCGGTGAGCGCGTCGGCTGCCTTGAGCCACTCGCCCGGTGCCCGCTCCAGGTAGTTGGCCCGGAAGGCGTCACCGGCCTGGCCGGTCCAGCCGTCGGAGTCGATGGACTTGATGCCCTGCCCGGCGCGCTCCAGCGCCGAACCGAGCTTGACCAGGTGATCGCCGATCTCGGCCACCGTGGCGGGATCACCGGGGATGACGTCCTGCGGGCCGATCCCGGCCAGCTGACCGAACTTGTGCAGCTCGTTCCGCGCCGAATCCAGGTCCTCGCTGAAACTGCTCTGGTTGCTCACCATCAGTGACCACCGAACCTCTGCAGCTCCGCAGCTGCCTGGGTGTCCATCTGGTGGTAGGCGGCGCGGGCTTCGCCGAGCGCGTCCACCGCGGCATTGCCGTCCTCGATCAGGTAGCGCGTGCCCGGCTCCCAGGCTCGGCCGAAGGCGATGAGCGCGCCGCCCAACGCCTCGTGCCCGACGTGCACGGCGGAGCCCTGGAGGTAGTCCGCGAGACCCATGCCTTGTGCCGCGCCTGCGGCGGAGAAGCCCCAGCTTCCCATCTCGCCGAGCTCGGCGATTGCCCCGCGGACACCTTCCTCCGCGCCTTGCAGCGCGGTCATGTCGACGCGAAAACCGTCGTGTGCCATCACTTCCCGCTTTCGGTGAGTGCGATCTCGTCCGGTACGAGGCCGGTGACCGGGCCCAGCGCGGTGCTGTGCTCGGTGCCGGCGTCGATGACCAGGCCGGTTCCCCTCGGAAGGGCGGGCAGAACCTGGTCGAGCAGTTCCACCCCGGTCAGCTCCGCGTAGCGCACCGCATCCGCACCGCGGCCGGACTGCCGGTAGAACTCGGCCATCCGGGCCTCGGTGGTGAACGCGCCGAGCCAGGACAGCTCGCCGTCGCGAGCCGTGAGCACCGCCACGCCACCGTCCTCATCGGACACCGGTGTGAACAGCGCGGTGCCGCGGAGCACTTCGCCGAGGCGCTCGACCGTGATCCGGTCGGTGCGGAACCCCTGCAGCGCGTCGATGAGATCGGCGGCTGGATCGCGCGGGGTGAAAAGCACCCCGCTGAGGCGTAAAACCCCAGCAGAGCGCGGAAACCCGATTCCCGGGCGTGCATGTGCAAGCGTCATGGTGCCACGCCTCCCCAACGTGGACAATGAAGATCAACGGGAGGGACCGTACCGAGTGGACTCATCGGCGGAGTCGATCTCGGACTTGTTCACCATGTCGCTTGAATCACCGAGCTTATTGCTCCCTTCGGCGGTAAAGGGCCGGGTTTCATGAGGTCTTCCTCATTTTCGCCCGCACGCGTTCGTCGGCCGGTAGATC
This portion of the Saccharopolyspora antimicrobica genome encodes:
- a CDS encoding response regulator, which translates into the protein MTKVLVIDDEPQLLRALRINLSARGYEVLTAVDGAAALRAAGEGKPDVVVLDLGLPDMDGSEVIAGLRGWTTVPIIVLSARTDSTDKVLALDAGADDYVTKPFGMDELLARLRAAVRRASTTGAVDQPVVETATFTVDLSAKKVLRDGAEIHLTPTEWGMLEVLTRNQGRLVGQKQLLKEVWGPQYANETHYLRVYLAQLRRKLELDPSHPKHLITEPGMGYRFEL
- a CDS encoding putative T7SS-secreted protein, which encodes MVSNQSSFSEDLDSARNELHKFGQLAGIGPQDVIPGDPATVAEIGDHLVKLGSALERAGQGIKSIDSDGWTGQAGDAFRANYLERAPGEWLKAADALTGSGQAVLDYHQVLATEKPRAQQAKAELDLSVQISEAAARKHNAAVEAYNASGSGAPPAAFVDPGAEARARAQQEIEAAKAAVQAAGERATGIVLKSLAGAPEKPGLLADLVDSLQVLGDTAYEFGAGAVEGTVGMVTGIVGLGVGLGKAYYYSMPGMNFIDPEGYAKFNEAATTTLQSVVENPYQAVKTVVDVDGWKQNPAKALGSMAPDAVASIFGGAGVATKVAKGADALSGVADAARTTDRVSDVGRHAPDNTPPWADLDSVPPPRSPEPPAPNPWDGHQFGPQGSDSLPDPEPPPAPAPEPPGRELPDWANEDIPESWLDDGNGPPQPPSDPVPDSPPVNLDNQAARLEEIARVNKELANYDRLLQDPNLDPGRRRQLENEWLNTARYLDQLKSRG
- a CDS encoding SseB family protein, which codes for MLFTPRDPAADLIDALQGFRTDRITVERLGEVLRGTALFTPVSDEDGGVAVLTARDGELSWLGAFTTEARMAEFYRQSGRGADAVRYAELTGVELLDQVLPALPRGTGLVIDAGTEHSTALGPVTGLVPDEIALTESGK